The segment atttttatgaccaaagtagtttttattttaaaaatctgaacaaTACATAAATATAGCAAGCAGCAAGTGGAGTCCTCACCCCTCTGTTTTTTTCACCCCCATCCTCAAAGGTGCATCCCTTGGCCATTCTGGTTGGTAGCcttctagatattttttttttctttttgcgtcacacccggcaatgcacaggggttactcctggctttgcactcaggaatcacccctggtggtgctcaggggaccatatgggatgctgggaaacaaacccgggttggctacatgcaaggcaaacacccttcccgctgtgctatcgctccagcttccatTCTAGATAATTTTTTGTATAAAACCCACCCACATTTGGAGaggggttattttgttttgtttttttttggtttttgggtcacacctggcgatgcacaggggttactcctggctctgcactcaggaatcactcctggtggtgctcaggggaccatatgggatgctgggatttgaacccgggtcggcctcgtgcaaggcaaatgccctacccactatgctatcactccagcccctggacagggGTTAAAATATGAATGGGCACATAATACATTATTGCTGCTGTCTTGTATGTGTATCCTACTGAGGACTGAACTGCAACCTCACCCATGCAAGTTCCATCACTGAACTGTCTCCCCTTCCCTATTCgtgcttatttgtttgggggccacatgcagttgTGTCAAGGTGTTCTGGGGGTACTGGATACTATGTAGTATTGGAGATCAAACTTTAATCGCCCACATATAAAACATACACTCCACCCTATGAGTTTGCTCCCTGGCCCTGTACATACTTTTTCCAGGGTTgagtagtactcaggggctatttctgactccaTTCAGGAATCatcctagtgatgttcaggagaccctatttggtgctgggaattgaacctgcattggtagtacaaggcaagcacctgaacccctatactatctaGCACctagctgttttgttttgtttgggggcaactcccagtggtactttactcctaggtctgtgttcagggatcacacctaggggTGCTTGTGATCCATACATGatggctgggattgaaccccggggGGGTTGGgtgtggtgtgtgcaaggcaagcactttacgtgctgtactatctctttagctcctCCCTGACATTTTTAACTTAAGAGTATATTTGTCTGGTTTCCATGTTAGTGTTAGTGTAGTTAGGTCTTCCTTTCCAGTGGGTGTCTGTTCAAAATATAGCATGTTTGAATAGCAGTACATACATTGAGGATACTGTACAATTAGTACCTAGGGGACTGCAGACATGATCACGCTTTGTCCTTGCTTTGGTGAGCTGATGGGAAGAGGGCTCTGGCCTCTAGAACTCCTGCAGCGCTGGGGAAACGCATTGGTGTCCCGAGTGTATTCCTGAAGAACACACAAGGGGGCACTGTAGCTAAGGAGTGAGCTTGTCCTGGATGGAACTTGACAGGTGAGAAAGAGCTAGAGTTAGGCTCACAGATGAGAGCCCATGATGTAGGTTCATCAGGTGCCGGGCCACAGGCTCTGAACAGGATGAGGCTTTGGTTTAATTTAGAAACATTTatcagataggggctggagagaaagtacagcaggtaggtgtttgccttggcaTGCAtcccacttgggtttgatctccaagtACTCCATTTCTGAGCCAGGCAGGAAAGAACCATGTATGCAGAGCAAAGATTAAGCGCTGTCACAGTCAAGTGtggtgaaggaaaaggaaagaaaggggaggggagggaaaggaaagaccaTACTAAGCAATGGAATCTAATACAGAAatcttagggactggagtgatagtgcagcaggtcatttgccttgcacgtggccaaccaggatttgatccctggcatcccataaggtccctcaagcaccttacaaaattttgtaatttctgggtgcagagtcaggagtaacccctgaacattgctgggtatgacctaaagccccaaaggggggaaaatattaaagagaaagttttatctttttttttctttttttttgggtcacacccagcaatgctcaggggttactcctggctttgcactcaggaattactcctggcagtgcttgggggaccatatgggatgccggggatcgaacccgggtcggcctcgtgcaaggcaaacgccctacccgctgtgctatcgctccggccccgagaaagTTTTATCTTTATGTTGTTTATTATTGAGATAAGGGTTggtccacacctggttgtgctcagggcttactcctggctctgtgctcggaactcactcctggcagtgctcagggaaccatataggggatgctgggaattgaaccttacctgcaaggcaagcatcctacctgctgtactatcactccagcccttcttgaGGCCATTTTAGAACCATCAGGATAGAAGCTATTTGCTAAAATTCTGAAGCCAAAGGGAAGAATACTGGAATCCCCGTGCCAGCTGTAGGCTGCTTACACCATGTACCTGTAGCTGAGCTAGAgccagagttatccctgagcactgctggatgtggcccccaaacctaagtAGATAAGTAAGATGgtctctagggctggagagattgtacaatggatagggcacttgctttacacatggccaacccgggtttggtccctggctccCAGGGACTCCTGGTCCCTGAAcaacgaccaggagtgatccctgatcacagagccaggactaagccctgagcacagctagatatggccccaaaaccaaaatattgtgGATCAGGATTGCTTAAATTTTTCCATTTATGACCGCTTTTCGCCATTGGGaggtaggccacacccagcgatgctgaggggttactcctggctctccactcaggaattactcctgacaatgctgaggattgaacccagatcaaccgTGTGCaatccccattgtactatctctccaaatctTCACCCAAGAAATTTGTatgcaactggggctggagcaatagcacggcgggtagggcgtttgccttgcatgtggctgacccaggttcgattcccagcatcccatatggtcccctgagcactgccaggagtaactcctgagtgcaaagccaggaggtaacccttgtgcattgccaggtgtgacccaaaaagcaaaaaaaataaaattgatgcaACTGCGTATATTTGTGTGCAAACTATGTATACAAATCTAATACTTACAGATAATTTAtcaaattaattttggggggtcacacatagcgatgctcagggcttactcctggctctgctctcaggaattactcctggcagcacttgggaccatctgggatgctagggatcaaacctgggttggctgcatgcagggcaaacgcccaacttgctgtactattgccccggtctctatcatattttaaaacaaaaattttgtaacttcccacattcAGTTATGTCATCCTGTACATCAGAAGACCCTCAGTTCAAGAAGCTGGGTTCCAGAGTATGGTCAGTCACGTGTGCACACTGGCGGCAGGAGGAGGGGTCAGGGTGCCACAATGAGGCACTTCTCACCTCAGTTGCCTTCCTTAAAGAAGCTTTCCTGGAAATCTAGGACAATGTTTCCATACTCCTCTTTAGGAAGAACTTCATAACCAAGGCCTTCACCACGCGAACTTGCCCATGTGGCCCTCACCACGTGAACTTACTCCATGGCCTTGtccattttggttttgtgtgtgtgtgtgtgcaatatacagtggtgcttggggctactctAGCTCAGTACTTTAAGTGCGCTCCACAGGTTTAGAGGTTCagtgtatgtggtgctgaggagaaAAGCTGGGGTCTCCTGTGTGCAAGATATGCCCTCAGCCTTTTTGGGGCACGGGCCTCCCAAGTAGGATTGAGGAGGCCCAGGGCTCCATTGGTGATGCTGCTTAGACCCCTCTGTGCCAAGAATGCCTACGCCACCACAGCTGTACTTGGGAACCTCGAGGGCTACACCCAGGGGTACCTggggattatatggcaccaggaatagaacctggtgtTTGGGTCTGGTGTTTGCTAGACAtctgccctaaccactgtgccatCTCCCGGCCCacagcttttcttcttttgttaaaaacaaagatagaaaatAGGGGTTTGATTAGGGCGGTAGCATGGAGTGGAAGTTAGAAACTggaaggggcagggcagagagaatatggtgggtggggcacttgctttgcacacgaccaacctgggtttgatccccaatactgcatATGTCctatgagccctgccaggagtgatccttgtgtgcagagctaggagtaagccttgagcactgacaggtgtagtcaaaaactgaaagaaaaaggaaagctaAAGGGGCCATGGAGAGCGAATCCAAGGACCTGACTGGATATGGGAGGACAGCAAAGACTCCAAAAGAATGCTGAGCACGGCAgccaaaagaaactgaaaattaggagagggctggagtgatagcacagtgggtagggcatttgccttgcacatggccaacccaggtttgatttccagcatcccatatggtcccccaagcactgccaggagtaacccctgtgcattgccgggtgtgacccaaaaagcgagacaaaaaaattagaaggagaaagaaattagTACAAATTAGTTTGAGGTGCCATCAAATGTCCAGGTGGAGGTAGCCAGGCCCAGGCCAGTTGTACCTAGTGTGTGCAACCGGTCAGGTCCGGGCAACCAAAAACGGCCGGGTGTTAAAGAGCCCAAGGACCAAAGCAGGAGCCCAAACTTTAGTGACTGAACTCaatgaggacttttttttttttggcttttttttttggggggggtcacacccagcgatgctcaggtgctcaggggttactcctggctttgcactcaggaattactcttggtggtgtttgggggaccatatgggatgctaaggatcgaacccaggtcagtcgcgtgcaaggcaaatgccctgcccgccgtgctatcactccggcccctcagtgaggacatttttaaaaaaatgttttgggggagacatatccaggggtgctcagactctgcactcaggtcactcctggcaggggaccatatgtggtgctagggatcaaacccaggttgactgcatgcaagacaatcaccctgcccgctgtactgttgttccaggcCTTCAATGAGGACTTTTGTGGAAACAGAATCCAGAGGCCAAGGCCTGAGTGGGCTGTAAGGGGTTAAATCATGTAGAAGGGAACTAGTAGAGTGATGACCCGGAATAATTTTAAACCCTTTTAGGAACTAGAGtgaggcgctggagcgatagcacagcagatatgggatttgccttgcatgcagccaacccgggttctatccctggcatcccatataaacccccaagcaccgccagaagtaatttctgagtgcagagccaggagtaaccccctgagcatcaggtgtggccaaaaagcaaaccaaaacaaaaaagcccaacccataaaagaacaaaaacagagccatagggctggagcagtagcccagcagggagggctggggagggcgtttgctttgcacgtggccgacccgggttcgattcccagtatcccatatggtcccctgagcaccgccaggggtaattcctgagtgcagagccaggaggaacccttgtgcattgcaAAAAACCAGAGCCATAGTACCAGGCATGAACCTGGCATTCAGCCAGCCCCAGTTCAGCCCCTGGCATAGAATTGGgttgcaccatcaggtgtggcccccaccctacccttccaaccccccctcccaacacacactctCAAAAAGACCTTTTttcgcaggggtggggggagaggagagagagagggagaaagaggtggggggagggagaggtacAGAAGCCACTTGTTTTGCCTAAAGCTgactggttggatccccagtccCCCCAGTCCCAAAGTATggccttcaagcactgccaggagtcactcctgaataccactggatgtgacccccaaaaccaaacaacctcCCCATACCCTGTAAAGTCCCTGCGCAATTATAAAAGGGTTCCACACACAGAAGTCTTTCAAGGAGTTATGAAAGCAGAAAGGAAACGTTAGGGTATgaggaaagggggggagggggttatgccctttgctctttttttattattattattgaatttccttgaaatacacagttacaaagttgcccatgattgggtttcactcctacagtgttccaacaccggtctcttcaccagtgtgtgCTCCCCGCcgcatgtccccagtttccctcctgccaccctccccccagcctgcctctgtggcaggtactgtccccctttctcctccttttggTCTCTTAACGGACTTGCCGACGGACCCGTGAGGGGCAGCCCACTGCCTCCTCCGGGCAACTGAGGCTCCGCCGGGGCAGAGAGGGGTCTGGCCCGGGCCGCGGGGAGGTGGGCGGGCGAGCGGCGCGGGCCGAACTCTTGAGTCGCTCGCGGGCCACGCGCCCCGGCACTGCTGGGGTCGGGCCCGCACCCACcccgcgcgcggcccggcccggccaacGGACGGCTCGGaacccgccgccccgcccgcgccgcgcgcgCCTCCGCCCTCCGGGGGTGGGGACAcggcgggggccgggcggcgggaggaggagcccgcggccgcccgccccgccccgtcccgtcCGGTCCGGCCTGGGCGCCCGGGAGCCGCCGTCCTCGCGTCCAGCCatggccccgcgccccgcgctccTGCCGctccggctgctgctgctgctgctgagcgGGACGGCGAGCAGGGCCCAGGCGGGCGCCGAGACCGAGGGGCCGCCGCGGACCCTGCAAGTGGAGACCCTGGTGAGGAGCCGCCCGGGGGTGCGGACGCCCCCGCCGGCAGGGAGCGGGCGCGCGGccccggcgcggggggcgggcccggggagCCCCGGTGACGCCCGCCGTGCGACCCCAGGTGCAGCCCCCGGAGCCGTGCGCCGAGCCCGCCGCCGTGGGAGACACGCTGCACATCCACTACACGGTGAGGCCggcgggcggggcctgcggggacACGTCAGCCGCGCTGGGACACGTGGCGCGCGGTGCCCGCTGCCCCCGGCTCGGGGTCCCCGCGCacgtggcggggggaggggagcgtcCCTCGCGGCCTTCCCGTCCCTGCCGGCCCGCGCCCAGGGGTGTGCGCGCCGGGAGGTCCAAGGAGGGCGCTCTCCGCTCTCCCCGCAGGGCAGCTTGGTAGATGGCCGCGTCATTGACACCTCCCTCACCAGAGACCCTCTGGTCATAGAACTTGGCCAGAAGCAGGTGATCCCAGGTATGTGGCCGCGGCCTCCCGGTCCGCCTCCTCCAGCACGTTCAAGCGCCAGGCTTTGCCGGAAATGGCCTGAAGACACTCCTCGGGGTTCGGTTTTCTCATGAGCCACCTCCTGGCTGCAAACCTGACTTCCAGTCCTACTCTTGCCCCCGACTCCACCGGAGGCCAGAGGTTTGCGAAGGGGCCGCTCCGCTGAGGGTCAAGGGAGAGCCTTTGGCCCCTCTCCTGGGCCTGGGGGACATGAGTAGCTTcctgctgtgtcttcttccttaAGGTCTGGAGCAGAGCCTTCTAGACATGTGTGTGGGGTGAGTACTGCCACGGTGGACACGGGTGGACGGGATCCGGAGGCCAGgttgctgcccccacccccgcgggccgcctctctgggctctggggggAGGTGTTGGCACAGCGCAGGGGACGGATGCCTTTGCTTGTCAACCTTATGGTGCTCACGGTTGATGGGAAGGTGCATGTGGGGGGAATGTGAATTTGCAGAGGGCTCTTCTCAGTGGGCTGCAGACCCCCTGGCCCATCTGTCCCCACCTCTGGCTGTGACTCACTTTCCTTCCCACAGAGAGAAGCGAAGGGCCATCATTCCTTCGCACCTGGCCTATGGAAAACGGGGGTTTCCACCATCGATCCCAGGTAATCTGACATGGTCTCCCAGCTCATCAATATACTC is part of the Sorex araneus isolate mSorAra2 chromosome 2, mSorAra2.pri, whole genome shotgun sequence genome and harbors:
- the FKBP11 gene encoding peptidyl-prolyl cis-trans isomerase FKBP11 isoform X1, whose product is MAPRPALLPLRLLLLLLSGTASRAQAGAETEGPPRTLQVETLVQPPEPCAEPAAVGDTLHIHYTGSLVDGRVIDTSLTRDPLVIELGQKQVIPGLEQSLLDMCVGEKRRAIIPSHLAYGKRGFPPSIPADAVLQFDVELIALIRANYWQKLVRGILPLVGMCTVPALLGLIGYHLYKKASKPKVSKKKLKEEKRNKSKKK